AAAATGAAACTTTCAATTCTTCTAAAGTCTTATTGGAACCAGGACTGGAGCCTGAGACTGAAGAAATAGTGAGCTACTTTCAATTCTCTTGAAGTCTTATTGGAACACGTGAGGCATACCCGTCAAGCCTCCTCTTCAATGCCTTTCAATTCTCTTGAAGTCTTATTGGAACGTAGCTTGACTCAACGCTCTCAACTGTAAAGCCATCAGAACTTTCAATTCTCTTGAAGTCTTATTGGAACGGCATTCTGAGCTCTATTGCAAGGTCACTAACAAGGGCCTTTCAATTCTCTTGAAGTCTTATTGGAACAATCCGCTTATCCTCACTTAATATTAGTGAATCAATTCTTTCAATTCTCTTGAAGTCTTATTGGAACTCTTAATTTCAGAAAATACAGAAAATAAGCCAACTCTTCTTTCAATTCTCTTGAAGTCTTATTGGAACCAGCCTTTCGTTGAACCAATTTTCAGACCCGCTCAGTTCTTTCAATTCTCTTGAAGTCTTATTGGAACCAAAAGAAGTTGTCTCTGGAGGAATGCTTAGTAATCCAGCTTTCAATTCTCTTGAAGTCTTATTGGAACCTCTCATATAGGCTTGTGCACAGGCTTGACGATCTGTTTGCTTTCAATTCTCTTGAAGTCTTATTGGAACTTGGTTAGACAGATTAGGGTGGTGATAAAGATGAGGAAAAATATCTTTCAATTCTCTTGAAGTCTTATTGGAACCATTAAGCGGGTGATGTAATCAGTTGAAAGCTTTTCATGCTTTCAATTCTCTTGAAGTCTTATTGGAACCCGTGAGGCAGAACATAGTAACAAGACAAGCGATAACTAACTCTTTCAATTCTCTTGAAGTCTTATTGGAACGCTTCTTTTGAAGCTCTGAATAAATTCTGCTGAGCATTAAGCTTTCAATTCTCTTGAAGTCTTATTGGAACTAAGCGACATCATCAATAAAGCGACTGCTAAGACATTTCTTTCAATTCTCTTGAAGTCTTATTGGAACCAGGAGTGAAAGCTTTTCTCTGCTTTTTACATAATTTGCTTTCAATTCTCTTGAAGTCTTATTGGAACTTTGCGTTTAGTTATGACAACCCGTTATACATAATATATGCTAACTTTCAATTCTCTTGAAGTCTTATTGGAACCCAAGTTTCATGACAGCCTCAAGAAGAGGCTTAAACTGCTTTCAATTCTCTTGAAGTCTTATTGGAACAGGCAAAGCCTCGATGTCCACCATAAGCGTGTGTTCGTCTTTCAATTCTCTTGAAGTCTTATTGGAACACACAGCATGGCCAAGAAGGTCGCCGATGAATACGGCTCTTTCAATTCTCTTGAAGTCTTATTGGAACTCGTCGGGAGGAAAGCCGATATCAAGGAGATAAGCTCTGATGGCGCTCTTTCAATTCTCTTGAAGTCTTATTGGAACGCGTTATTGATGTTTACATTAACATCACTCTCCTGGCTTCTTTCAATTCTCTTGAAGTCTTATTGGAACAGGGCGCAATTTTGCCCCATTTCCCCAATAAGACTATAAAAACGCTTAAATTATAAAAGCTTTTTGCTAAAGGGTTAATAACAAAGCCAAGACAAGCTTCAGATTTGAGTGCTGTTGTTGCTTTCCATGGCAAATTAATTCCACAACTTGCTCCAATTTGTTAGTGCACAAAAATATACAGAAGACTTCCAACGCCTAAACAAACCATTAATTTCAAAAATCTCGTCTTAAATTCCCTTAAATCCAAAATGGTCAGATTTCGATGAGGAATGCCCACAAAATAAGTCCTAAAAATTCCCAAATCCAAATGTACACATTTAAAACGTTATAATTTTAAGAAAAATCTGTAACACAAAGTAATTTAACAACAAACAATTACTAAAAACATCCAAAGAACTCACAAACCCCCATTTTGAAATTAGCTCTTTTTAACAGCCAAAAACTGCAAAAACAGAAAAATAAACAAAAATCGAAAAATCTTCAAAATCAGCCTTGCCTCTCTTTAATTATTTCCTCCGGAGTCTTGCCCTCAATCATGAGCTTTGTCCACTCTTCAAGCCACCTTGAGTAGTTCTGCTCAATTTCTTTTGGATCAAGGCTCACAAGCTTATCTGGCTTAACTGCATACTTGAAAACATCTGGAAGCTGGACGTTCTTGTTCACTGGAAACATCCAGTTTGTTAGCGGTATCTCCTTCTGGAAGTCCTCACTGAGAACGAACTCAATGAACTTCTTAGCCAGATCCGGATGCTTTGCTCCTTTAACAAGACCAATCCCCTCAATCTGTGGGTAACCCCCCTCCTTAAAGATTATTGCCCCAATATCCGGTTCTTTACCGCTTTCATAAGCAGAATAAGCCGGGTCTGTTGCATAGCTGACAAACAGCGGCGCTTCACCTTTGTCCCACATCTCCCATCCAGCATCCCATCCCTTGGTTATTTGGTAGATGTTCGGCTTAAGCTTCTCCCAGAAGTAGAGCCATCCCGGATCTCCATAAACGGCAATTGTCCACAGCAAGAATGCCGCTCCTGTTGAACTTGTTCTTGGGTCTTCAACAATTAAGCTCTTCTTCCACTCAGGCTTTGTTAGGTCATCAAAGCTCTGCGGTGGGTTTGAAACCTCACTCTTCTTGTACACGACTGCAATGAATCCATAGTCGAATGGAACTACATGATAAGTCGGATCAAGTGCATCTATTAGCTCCTTTGGAACGACATCAATGTTCTTTGGCTTGTATGGTTCGAGAACTCCAGCTTCAATAGCCTTTGCTATGAGGTTGTTGTCAATTCCGATTACAACATCCGCTCTCGGATTGTCCTTTTCCAAGATGAGTCTGTTCAAAACCTCTCCAGCATCTCCCACTGTAATTATCTTGACTTTTACATTGTACATCTTCTCGAACTTTGGTATCGTTGCATTTGCTAATCCCCAGCTGACGAAGCTGTCATAAGCATAAACAACAAGCTCCTTGGATGTCTGCTCTTTATTACTGCTGATACAACCCAATCCACCGGCTACAATCATTAAAGCCAGGATTAAAGCAAGCTTTTTCATTTTCACCACCTACAACCAATTTTTAAATTCCCATGAATCAGTAATAAAAAGGTGTTTAAAACTTTATTGTGCACATAATTGGGAAATCAGAATTGGGAGTAAAGAAAGTAGGCGTATATAGCAAGAAGTACGGCACTGACTGTTCTGCTGATTTTGTTGGTCATTCTTAGGGATAGGGTTAGAATCCCCATAACGAACAGTGTGAGGGGCATTGTAAATGAGAAAATACTTGCATCAACTGTTATTGGCCTGATCATGGAGGCTATGCCGATCACCATGAGAATATCGAGGATGTTTGCTCCCACTATGTTTCCAACGCTTATATTTGGTATCTTTTTTAGGGTCGCTGCCAGAGAGTTGGCAAGCTCAGGAAGTGAAGTGCCGATTGAAACAAGGGTCAACCCAATAACAACTTCCGAAATGCCCAATGACCTCGCTATGGTAACGGCACTCGTAACTACCATTCTTGCCCCAATCACAACGACTGCACCGCTCAAGAACAGGATCACAACATCTCTCCTAACACTTCCGCCTTTTCCTCCCTCAATGTCTTCAATGGCAATATGCTTCTTGTAAAGATAATACAGAAAACTGAGATAAATTAGAATCAGGGTAAACCCTTCAAACCTTGAAATTACTCCATCCCTCATCAAAAACCAAGCATAGAATGTGACAAGAAGCATGAATAAAGAATTTCGCCAAGCTATTTCATCAACCTTAAGCGGCATTATCATTGCAGAAATCCCAAGAATCAGTGCTATATTTGCCAATGCACTACCAACAGCATTTCCCAGCGCAATTCCACTGTTGCCCTCAAATGCTGCTATTGCCGAGACTGTCACTTCCGGAAGTGTTGTGGCTATACTTGCCAGTATCAGTGCAATTAAAAATTCACTTACTCCAAATCCCTTAGCCACCCTGCTTCCAGCCTCAACAAACTCGTCGCTCCCTTTAATCAGCAGAATCAAGCCCACTATGAACACAATGAACTCCTGGATCATTGGCATCGCCGTTACTCTGTAAGTGGTGCGGGGCTTAAAAAACTATGCCCCATGGATTTTATGGTTTTTTCCATAGCCTACTCCTTCCCCTCTGCCCTCCATTTTTATAACATAATCAGCTGCATTTTGAAGGGCAACGCTGAAACCTGGCTCAACCCCTATGACAATTGTCTCCTTTCCCTTCCTTTTGGCTTCACTGATTATGGGGAGAAAATCGGCATCTCTTGTTGCCAGGGCGATTATGTCAACATCTGAGTTGTATATTAGCTCCATAGCCTCTATGGCAATTCTAACATCCGCATCCCCGGCGACGATTATCGGCTCAAAGCCTTGGTTTACAACAGCCTCGATTAATCCCTGAGGAGCGTACTGATTCAAAACAACCTTCGCAACTCTGATCTTTCCAATTCTTTCAAGTGCTTCTTTAATGTCCTCTAATCTAATCCCAAATTCCTTCCTGAGGATGTTCGGTCCATCAATGATAAGCCCAATTGTCTTTTTTGGCTCCTCTTTTTTTTCTTTAACCTCTCTTTCTTCTCTCTTTAAAATTCTGAATATCTTTTCTTTCACCACTCTCTCCACCTCTTGGAGTCAGGACTATAACATAATCAGCCCCATGTTTTAAGGCAGCGCTAAATCCGGGTTCAATGCCAATTATCACGGTTTCCTTACCCTTTTCCTTTGCTTTAAGGATTATGGGGAGAAATTCGGCATTCCTTGTTGCCAGAGCAATTATGTCAATGTTTGGATTGTATATCTCACGCATAGCTTCAACTGCCAGCTTAACTCCCGTTTCTCCAGGAACAATTATCGGCTCAAAACCTTGGTTGGCTACAGCCTCGATTAATCCCTGAGGAGCATATTGGTTGAGAATAACCTTCGCAACTCTAATGTTTCCAAGCTGTTCAAGTGCTTCAACAATGTCCTCAAGATGGATGTTGAATTCCTTTCTCAAAATGTTGGGACCATCAATCAGAAGAGCAATCTTCTTGCCCCTCCGCATTTTGCGCTTCATCATTGCTATGCTCCGCATTCCCTCCTTTGTAATCGCCATAATCCTCTCCCAATTGCTGGGCATTCCAATCACCATCGTTGCGATCAGGCATCGCTAAAATCTTACTTTTAAATAGCACACTTGAAGTATAAAAAAGTTAGCCGGAAAAGCCCTTGATTATGTGCTTATAGTAGTACCAAAGACCCCGAATTATGTCCCTAACCTCTATCATTGTGAAGAGAGGTGTTCTGTCAATGAACTTGGCAGTTTCTTCCCAAGTGTGTGCTTGAAGAACACGATAGATCAGGAGCAAAATTTGACGCTCATCTAAATATGGCCTCATCCAGCCATCAAGGAAGTAGAGCTTTACTATTGGCTTCACAGCATCAACCACGGTATCGTAAGTCAGGACTTTGCCAACGAACATTTCTAATCTCCTTATCTGGGTCTTTGTCAGATGTACTGGATAATCAACCGCCTCACCGAAGGGACTTTCAAAGAGCCATCTTGCAATCTCCGGCTCTAAATCCCTGTGAGTGTCTCCAAGCCAGTCTAACAGTCTGATCCTGAACTCTGCATTTGCCTGCTTCACAATCTCCTTGGCCTTTTCACTTATTGGCTTAATCACTATTGCCGTATATTCACCGCTAACTGGGTTTCTTGAGGGACTTAGATGAACAACTGCAAAGCCGTTTCTAATCCAGAACCTAATCAGCTCTTCGCTTGCCCCAAAGCCTGAGCCAACCCAGTCGTAGCCTTTCTCTTCAGCTTCCTTTATGAGCAGTTCAAGGGCTTTGCTTCCAAGCCCCATGTCCATGGCATCTGGATGAGTGGCAATTCTCACAACCCTATATCCTTTAAGCTTTGCGAATTCTTTGGCATAATGGTGTTTGACCATCATATCCGGGATTATGTTTCCTCTCGGTTTGTAGCCCTTCGCCATCTTTTCAATTACACCCTTCGGAATTCCTCCTTCCTTTGCAATTTGAATGGCACACACTATCTTCCCGTTTTTCAGTCTCAGTACACGGGCTTCATGGTGGGGAGCATCTGCAAGCAAAGCTACATCGCTTGGCCTGTTGCGGTAGTGAGCCAAAACATAAATCCCAACGAAGTGCTTCAAGTCCTCTCTGTCATTCTCGAACCAGTCATCCAGGTCTGGCTCTTCAAAGTAAACTTCCTTTTTCCTAATCAGCTCATAATCTTCCTTGGTTAAAGGAGCTGGCTCAGCATCAAGCAAAAGCACATCAAAGAGCCACTTTTCAATTGGGTCTCCGCTGGAGTACCTGATTGGAACTGAGAGGTGGATTTCTTTAAATTCTCGCTTTTCCTTCGCTTTCTTTAGGAATTTAACAGAAAACCCTCTTCCCGCACCCTCGTAGCCATGAATGGTTGAGGAATAAATAACTTTTGGCTTTTCAAGGTATTTGTGGAGGATTGGAACGTGAATACCGGCAGCTTCGTCGAGAACATAAACATCAGCATTTTTCTTGTATCCCTGAGTCGGCGGGTAATATCTCAGTCCGATGCCTTTGGCATAGAGCTCCTTTATGAGGTTCTTCTCAGTAACGACTTTGACTTTATAGCCGAGAATCTCTAAGCTCTTCTTTGCAAATCTGAATAAGCTCTGGACATTCTCTAATTCTGGAGCCGTTATTACTGCTCTGAATCTTCTCCTCTTTGAAGACAAAGCTAGGCCAACGATACCAATACCAACGCTCACACTTTTTCCTCTTCCCCTGTCTGCTGTCAGAACGACCATACCATCATCCTCTATCAGCTCCTCGAGATTCCTGAGAACCTCAACCTGCCCATTTGTGAGGCACATTTCATAAAGCTCTCTTGGAAATCTAATTTCCTCAGGAACATCAATTTTTTCCCTCTCTGGAAGCTTTGCCTGGCTCTTGTTTTTCTCTGGCTTCTTCAGAAGCTTTTGATTTTCGGCATTCACTATGTATATTCCTTCATGCTCCTCAAATTTTCTGATTAATCTCCTGTTAAATCTCTTTTTCACGTCATCAATGGTGTATGGAGGAGTTACAAGGTTCTTGTGGAAGCCAGTCCACATATTTTTCCACTTTTCAAATGGGTTTGTGAGGACAAATATTAATCCCCCACCCCTGACGGTCTCAATTATTCTGCCCAAATCATTAGGAGAGAAGTCATAGCTCAAATCGAGAATTAGCAAATCAAACGTCCTGCCAAGAATATCGCTCGTATATTTGAACGTAACCCGAGTAAGCTCAGCATTTTCACCTGCCAAAATGTCAAAATGCTTCCTGAACTCTTCATATCGCGCCCTTCCAAACGTTCCCTCTCCAAGAGCATCTGTAGCATACAACACCTCAACCTTTTCCTCACTCTCATCTCTTAACTTTCTCGCAATTAATTCATCAATTAGGGAGGATAAAACCTTTGCAGAAGCTCCAGCCAAAATTCCAGCCAGCTTTGCTTTGTTCATGCTCTCTCCTTGAAGAACGATCATCCTTCTGTGAAAGTTCCCCAGTGCCTCAGCCAGAGCTGTTTCGGTGAGCTTTAACAGTGAATCCTTAACCTTCTCTCCCTTTGCATACTCTCTCACTTCTTTGTCAAATCTAATTTTTACCGTCATTCTCTCACCTCCGTAAAAAGATGGGAAGGAAGTTTAAAAAGTTGTTTAGCTCATGCATTTTCAATTCGCCAGCATATTTTAAAACAAACATCGAAACGCTAAATTTTTATATAAACGACTTCAAATTTTTTGTGGTGGTTTTAATGAAAAAGCTTGACATCAAGGACTTGGGAAAATTCAAACTCATTGGCGGGTTGGATGTCCACAAGAACAAGACGGCGTTCACAGTTACTGAAATAAGCCTTGAAAAAGACGACTACTTCAGCAAAATCTACCTCTATGATGGTAGAAAGATCATGCAGTTCACAGCCGGTCCTAAGGATTCGAATCCAAAGTTCTCGCCAGATGGAAAGTTCATAGCATTCACTTCAAAAAGAGATAAAGAAAGCAAGGAGAGTGAACTTTATTTAATTCCAACGGGCGGTGGAGAAGCCAAGCTTTTAACGAGGTTCAAATACGGGATCAACGACTTTGAATTCTCCCCTGATGGAAAAACATTAGCTGTTATCTCACCAGTAGAAATTGAACGCAGAAAGGAGAAGGATGATGTCCACATAATCAAAGAGATACCCTTCTGGTTCAACGGGATAGGCTGGATTTACGGAAAGAGAGCTCAAATTTTCTTAGTTAACACAGAGAGCGGGAGAAAGAGAAAGCTAACTAAGGGAAAACTGAACATTCTAACTCTCAAGTGGAGCGGCGATGGAAGCAAAATTTACTTCGTTGCTCAAGAAGACAGAGAAAGGAAGCCAATGATAAGCGACCTTTACGTTTTAGATGTTAAAAGCAAGAAGATTGAAAAGCTCACCGATTCTAAGTGGCGCATTGGAGACTTTGTGGTAATTGATGAGAAGCACTTTGTTTTAAGGATGAGCACCCTTGAGAGGGGAATACCAACAAATACCCACATTTATCTCTTCAATGTCGAGACAAAGGAGATTAAAAAGCTTACTGAAAAGCTCGATCGCTCAGCTTACAACTCACTTAACTGCGATGTGAGAGGAAAGTCGAGAAATCCGCTGATTTACAAGAATGGCTGGGTTTACTACATAGCAACAGATGGACCAAGGGCGAACCTCTTTAGGGTAGATTTGGAAGGAAACATTGAACGTGTTATTGCCGGTGATAGGAGTATTGAAACTTTTGGAATTGGAAACTACATAGCGTTTATTGCTCAAGATGCTGTGACTCCAACGGAGCTTTATATCTTGAGAGACGGCAAAGAAAAGAGGGTCACAAACTTCAACGAGTGGATCAAGGAGTATACGCTCTCAAAACCCGAGCACTTCAAGGTTAAGGCAAGCGATGGCGTGGAAATCGATGCATGGATAATGAGACCGGTGGACTTTAAAGAAGGCAAAAAGTATCCTGCCATTCTCGAAATCCACGGAGGGCCAAAGACAGCCTATGGCTACTCCTTCATGCATGAGTTCCACGTTTTAACGTCTAAGGGATTTGCAGTGATATTCAGCAATCCAAGGGGAAGCGACGGCTATGGGGAGGAGTTTGCCGATATAAGAAAACACTACGGCGAAAGGGATTATCAAGATTTAATGGAAGTCGTGGATGAAGCTTTGAAAAGATTCGACTTCATTGATGCTGAAAGAATCGGAGTTACCGGCGGTTCCTATGGCGGCTTCATGACGAACTGGATAGTTGGGCACACAAATAGATTTAAGGCAGCGGTCACTCAAAGATCAATTTCTAACTGGGTGAGCTTCTTTGGAACGACTGATATAGGCTACTACTTCGCTCCAGATCAAATCGGAGAAGACCCATGGAGCAATTTTAAAGAGTACTGGGAGAAATCGCCTCTGAAATATGCTCCCAATGTTGAAACACCGCTTTTGATAATTCACAGCGTGGAAGATTACCGCTGCTGGCTTCCGGAGGCTCTTCAGTTCTTCACTGCATTAAAGTATTTTGGAAAAACTGTTGAGCTGGCAGTGTTTCCGGGAGAAAATCACGACTTATCAAGGAGTGGAAAGCCGAAACATAGAATCAAGAGGCTTGAGCTGATTGTTGGGTGGTTTGAGAGATGGCTTAAGTAAATGCCTCATATCCGTCTCTTAAATTTTTAGCAATGAAGGACTCAATTCACAGAATATAAAACCTTAAAAATTCCTACAGTACAAATTATCCTACGTATGACACTAAAAAAGCAGATAATGAAAGTCCTGTTAACATTTGGACAAGAAAGCGACTATATAAGTGCAAAACTCGGAGAGATGTTTTTTTGTTATTGTCATAATATGGGTAAGTTTAGGGGTTATAGGGTACACCTCATTTAATGAGCTTTCTACTGCCATGACTATAATGACAATTATAATGGCTATAATTTTTGTAATAGTGGTTTGGGCATATTCTGGACTCGCAAACACAGAGGAAGAGAAAGATAGGATAAAAGCAACATTTGACATGCTTTTAGGAGGTATGGTATGGATTTCAATATTCATTCTTGCCTTGGTCTCTGCGTTTAAGTCAGATAATGTCTTAACAAGAATCGGAGGAGTTATACTCGGACTCCTCATTATCGTTCTGCCTCTTATAAGTACAAATACAAAAGAATAAAGCAAGAGGACATCGTTTTTATAGTGTATAATCCAGAACCCTCTTAGCCTCTTCAATGTGCTCTGGGTAAACATTCTTAACCTCTGGGTGCAAAGCCTTGATAACCCTTCCAACGAGCACGAACAGCGTTCCTGTTATAATGGGCAGCTCGTTAACAACCTCCTCGTCAAGCGGCAGATCAGAGGGTATCTTCTTAAGAACGAACTTCCTTATCGGCTCAATTTCCACTTTTTCATCCTCAATGACAGCTCTAAAGAGATTCATCGAATTCTTGAATCCTTTTGTTAGCGGAAGGTGTCTGAGCTTTATTATTCCGGTATTTTCAGCTTTTGCGTTCTCATAGGCAACTTCAAACAAATCACTGAGCTTCTTCTCAACTATCTCCATCATATCTTCAGCTCTTGGCTTTATTACTGCCAACTCACATGTTCTCTCAAGAATCTTTTGAAGCTGTGGATATGGGATTATCATCTCTGCCATTGTTCTCACCCCCAATAATATTTTAGTAACTAAGAGTATATAAAATTTTCTATCCCAAGAATTCCCTAATGCTCGCTGCTTTGATTATTAATTCCTCATTAATCTCGCCATCCAGTATTTTGCTTGTAATCTCATAGTGCTCCTCATTTCTCTCAAATTCGAACAGTTGGCTCATTTTCAAAATTCCCCTTAAAAATTTAAATTTCTCAGCTGATTTAGGGTTGAAATAACTGAATGCGAAGCTTAAATCTTTGTAAATGCCTTTGTAAACATCACTTATGACTTCAATGTCCTTTTCGCTAAGTGCATTCAATCCAAGAACCTCTGGAGGTATGCCAAGAGAATAAAGAGATGCAGTGAACTTTATTGCCCTTGGAAGTGCAAAACCATTGACATCCCTGGCATAACCGAACAACCCAATGTGGAGCTTTCTCTTTCTTCTGGAGGGAACAAACTTTGCAATTTCTCTTATTGAGCTTGCCAAAGCCTTAATCTGCCTGGAATATTCAATTTCATATTTTCTGAGAATTGAGAGGATTTGCCCATCAATCGGCTCAGCTTCCTTGCTCTTTGAGCTTTTAATTTTCTCAACGGCTTTTATAGCTTCCCTTGGTGGATTGTCATATTTAAATGAGCTTTGAATTGTAAACGTCCGAACTCCTCTATACTCTTCCAAAACATTTTCAACATTTTCAGGGACGAGGTGGCCTCTAAAAGGCGCACTGCCAACACCAATAATTGGGTAAATACTAACACTCTCCAGCTCTTCAAGCTCCTGAAGCTTAAAAAGGGCATATTTATCATATACGACAGCGCTTATTAGCCCATAGTTCATGGCAGGGTCGCTCCTTGCCAAGAAAACACGCTGATATTCAAAGTCCTTCCCTTGTAAATATTCTCTCAGTAGTTCAGCTGAGTTTAGTATTGCCTCTTTTGTCTCAAAGAGAGGTATTACGCTGATCTCCTCAGGAAAGAATTCCCCAATCCACTCGTAGAGCTTTACGTCATAGACTCTCTTATACTGCTTTCCAACAATATAGTGTTTATACAGCTCGTAGACTCTGTTAATTTCGTTTGCTGAAGTTGTCATCGGAAGAATAACTTCAAATATCGGGGCAATTTCTTCCTCATAGAATATCTTTGAATAATCAGCTGAACGGGAAATGCTCTCAAGCGTTTCAAGTAAAAGTTTTGCTTCAGCCTTCTCAACGGTGGGATTGGGTACTCTTGGGGTCAACCTAAAATCCTCTCCAAGCTTATGCTTTTGAAAGAAGTGAGGATACCTCTCCAGAAGCTTTTTAACAACAAACT
Above is a genomic segment from Thermococcus sp. SY098 containing:
- a CDS encoding thiamine ABC transporter substrate binding subunit — encoded protein: MKKLALILALMIVAGGLGCISSNKEQTSKELVVYAYDSFVSWGLANATIPKFEKMYNVKVKIITVGDAGEVLNRLILEKDNPRADVVIGIDNNLIAKAIEAGVLEPYKPKNIDVVPKELIDALDPTYHVVPFDYGFIAVVYKKSEVSNPPQSFDDLTKPEWKKSLIVEDPRTSSTGAAFLLWTIAVYGDPGWLYFWEKLKPNIYQITKGWDAGWEMWDKGEAPLFVSYATDPAYSAYESGKEPDIGAIIFKEGGYPQIEGIGLVKGAKHPDLAKKFIEFVLSEDFQKEIPLTNWMFPVNKNVQLPDVFKYAVKPDKLVSLDPKEIEQNYSRWLEEWTKLMIEGKTPEEIIKERQG
- a CDS encoding calcium/sodium antiporter, which produces MIQEFIVFIVGLILLIKGSDEFVEAGSRVAKGFGVSEFLIALILASIATTLPEVTVSAIAAFEGNSGIALGNAVGSALANIALILGISAMIMPLKVDEIAWRNSLFMLLVTFYAWFLMRDGVISRFEGFTLILIYLSFLYYLYKKHIAIEDIEGGKGGSVRRDVVILFLSGAVVVIGARMVVTSAVTIARSLGISEVVIGLTLVSIGTSLPELANSLAATLKKIPNISVGNIVGANILDILMVIGIASMIRPITVDASIFSFTMPLTLFVMGILTLSLRMTNKISRTVSAVLLAIYAYFLYSQF
- a CDS encoding TIGR00288 family NYN domain-containing protein, encoding MKEKIFRILKREEREVKEKKEEPKKTIGLIIDGPNILRKEFGIRLEDIKEALERIGKIRVAKVVLNQYAPQGLIEAVVNQGFEPIIVAGDADVRIAIEAMELIYNSDVDIIALATRDADFLPIISEAKRKGKETIVIGVEPGFSVALQNAADYVIKMEGRGEGVGYGKNHKIHGA
- a CDS encoding TIGR00288 family NYN domain-containing protein, with amino-acid sequence MPSNWERIMAITKEGMRSIAMMKRKMRRGKKIALLIDGPNILRKEFNIHLEDIVEALEQLGNIRVAKVILNQYAPQGLIEAVANQGFEPIIVPGETGVKLAVEAMREIYNPNIDIIALATRNAEFLPIILKAKEKGKETVIIGIEPGFSAALKHGADYVIVLTPRGGESGERKDIQNFKERRKRG
- a CDS encoding tRNA(Met) cytidine acetyltransferase TmcA produces the protein MTVKIRFDKEVREYAKGEKVKDSLLKLTETALAEALGNFHRRMIVLQGESMNKAKLAGILAGASAKVLSSLIDELIARKLRDESEEKVEVLYATDALGEGTFGRARYEEFRKHFDILAGENAELTRVTFKYTSDILGRTFDLLILDLSYDFSPNDLGRIIETVRGGGLIFVLTNPFEKWKNMWTGFHKNLVTPPYTIDDVKKRFNRRLIRKFEEHEGIYIVNAENQKLLKKPEKNKSQAKLPEREKIDVPEEIRFPRELYEMCLTNGQVEVLRNLEELIEDDGMVVLTADRGRGKSVSVGIGIVGLALSSKRRRFRAVITAPELENVQSLFRFAKKSLEILGYKVKVVTEKNLIKELYAKGIGLRYYPPTQGYKKNADVYVLDEAAGIHVPILHKYLEKPKVIYSSTIHGYEGAGRGFSVKFLKKAKEKREFKEIHLSVPIRYSSGDPIEKWLFDVLLLDAEPAPLTKEDYELIRKKEVYFEEPDLDDWFENDREDLKHFVGIYVLAHYRNRPSDVALLADAPHHEARVLRLKNGKIVCAIQIAKEGGIPKGVIEKMAKGYKPRGNIIPDMMVKHHYAKEFAKLKGYRVVRIATHPDAMDMGLGSKALELLIKEAEEKGYDWVGSGFGASEELIRFWIRNGFAVVHLSPSRNPVSGEYTAIVIKPISEKAKEIVKQANAEFRIRLLDWLGDTHRDLEPEIARWLFESPFGEAVDYPVHLTKTQIRRLEMFVGKVLTYDTVVDAVKPIVKLYFLDGWMRPYLDERQILLLIYRVLQAHTWEETAKFIDRTPLFTMIEVRDIIRGLWYYYKHIIKGFSG
- a CDS encoding S9 family peptidase — its product is MKKLDIKDLGKFKLIGGLDVHKNKTAFTVTEISLEKDDYFSKIYLYDGRKIMQFTAGPKDSNPKFSPDGKFIAFTSKRDKESKESELYLIPTGGGEAKLLTRFKYGINDFEFSPDGKTLAVISPVEIERRKEKDDVHIIKEIPFWFNGIGWIYGKRAQIFLVNTESGRKRKLTKGKLNILTLKWSGDGSKIYFVAQEDRERKPMISDLYVLDVKSKKIEKLTDSKWRIGDFVVIDEKHFVLRMSTLERGIPTNTHIYLFNVETKEIKKLTEKLDRSAYNSLNCDVRGKSRNPLIYKNGWVYYIATDGPRANLFRVDLEGNIERVIAGDRSIETFGIGNYIAFIAQDAVTPTELYILRDGKEKRVTNFNEWIKEYTLSKPEHFKVKASDGVEIDAWIMRPVDFKEGKKYPAILEIHGGPKTAYGYSFMHEFHVLTSKGFAVIFSNPRGSDGYGEEFADIRKHYGERDYQDLMEVVDEALKRFDFIDAERIGVTGGSYGGFMTNWIVGHTNRFKAAVTQRSISNWVSFFGTTDIGYYFAPDQIGEDPWSNFKEYWEKSPLKYAPNVETPLLIIHSVEDYRCWLPEALQFFTALKYFGKTVELAVFPGENHDLSRSGKPKHRIKRLELIVGWFERWLK
- a CDS encoding DUF1931 family protein, with product MAEMIIPYPQLQKILERTCELAVIKPRAEDMMEIVEKKLSDLFEVAYENAKAENTGIIKLRHLPLTKGFKNSMNLFRAVIEDEKVEIEPIRKFVLKKIPSDLPLDEEVVNELPIITGTLFVLVGRVIKALHPEVKNVYPEHIEEAKRVLDYTL
- the ppcA gene encoding phosphoenolpyruvate carboxylase: MIPRTMSTQHPDNVYIPFFAREPQVGGEDEIIEAFYAFSVLGIEEQMWDFEGKEVDEFVVKKLLERYPHFFQKHKLGEDFRLTPRVPNPTVEKAEAKLLLETLESISRSADYSKIFYEEEIAPIFEVILPMTTSANEINRVYELYKHYIVGKQYKRVYDVKLYEWIGEFFPEEISVIPLFETKEAILNSAELLREYLQGKDFEYQRVFLARSDPAMNYGLISAVVYDKYALFKLQELEELESVSIYPIIGVGSAPFRGHLVPENVENVLEEYRGVRTFTIQSSFKYDNPPREAIKAVEKIKSSKSKEAEPIDGQILSILRKYEIEYSRQIKALASSIREIAKFVPSRRKRKLHIGLFGYARDVNGFALPRAIKFTASLYSLGIPPEVLGLNALSEKDIEVISDVYKGIYKDLSFAFSYFNPKSAEKFKFLRGILKMSQLFEFERNEEHYEITSKILDGEINEELIIKAASIREFLG